Proteins encoded in a region of the Lepidochelys kempii isolate rLepKem1 chromosome 24, rLepKem1.hap2, whole genome shotgun sequence genome:
- the NUDT17 gene encoding nucleoside diphosphate-linked moiety X motif 17 isoform X3 encodes MGARSLFCVCTAPSAMGSWSRTGLQQVEGKGLHHFQRATPPAPRDAGFRPSQGPRAPPPRGESGSKGLQRLGGGVCPIPAGNAGRGIPDCPAAAEPVARRAASRGRPSPLAARLAPLWGLQPPWLPGFLRSRQVPEPGPRSPGAAPMESLARGLVRLAKGSARPERAGFLQRPSFCPIKHLEERQAAALPEALRGRGVDVGVAVVLQSVDRRVLLTRRAKNLSIFPNIWVPPGGHMEPDEQLLEAGLRELQEETGLRLEPGRFSWTMLGLWESVYPPTLSRGLPRRHHVVAYLLLLSTESHQQLQTRIKADGSEVSAYAWLEPHLLECIAAVEDGAENMGHVPSNLPPTIKATELSGGSAQPTELPIATFLNTAPAAGEDVERVSTGTRFALRLWLDTLAVRDNF; translated from the exons ATGGGGGCACGCTCTTTGTTCTgcgtctgtacagcgcctagcgccatggggtcctggtccaggacagGGCTCCAACAGGTGGAGGGGAAGGGTCTCCACCACTTCCAGAGGGCAACACCCCCAGCTCCTCGGGATGCTGGGTTCCGCCCCAGCCAGGGTCCGCGCGCCCCACCTCCAAGGGGAGAGTCGGGTTCCAAGGGGCTGCAgcgattgggggggggggtgtgcccAATTCCTGCTGGAAACGCCGGTAGGGGGATCCCCGATTGTCCTGCCGCGGCTGAGCCGGTTGCACGGCGAgcggccagcagggggcgcccctCTCCACTCGCTGCCCGGCTGGCGCCTCTGTGGGGCCTGCAGCCGCCGTGGCTCCCGGGTTTCCTGCGCTCGCGGCAAGTCCCCGAGCCAGGGCCGCGCTCCCCCGGCGCGGCGCCCATGGAGAGCCTGGCGCGGGGCCTGGTGCGCCTGGCCaagggcagcgcccggcccgagcGCGCCGGGTTCCTGCAG AGACCGTCCTTTTGTCCCATCAAGCACCTGGAGGAGAGGCAGGCTGCCGCGCTGCCAGAGGCGCTCCGAGGCCGTGGGGTAGACGTGGGGGTGGCTGTCGTACTGCAGTCCGTTGACAGGAGAGTCTTGCTCACGCGAAGGGCCAAGAATCTCAGCAtcttccccaacatctgggtGCCCCCCG GTGGGCACATGGAGCCGGACGAACAG TTGCTGGAGGCGGGCCTgcgggagctgcaggaggagacaGGCTTGCGGCTGGAGCCGGGCAGGTTCTCCTGGACGATGCTGGGCCTGTGGGAG TCCGTGTACCCGCCCACGCTGAGCAGAGGGCTGCCGAGGCGGCACCACGTCGTCGCGTACCTGTTGCTGCTTTCCACCGAGAGCCACCAGCAGCTGCAG ACGAGGATCAAGGCGGACGGGAGCGAGGTGAGCGCCTACGCCTGGCTGGAACCCCACCTTCTGGAGTGTATCGCGGCTGTCGAGGACGGAGCAGAGAACATGGGGCATGTGCCCAGCAACCTCCCCCCAACTATCAA AGCCACGGAGCTGAGCGGGGGCTCGGCCCAGCCCACGGAGCTTCCTATTGCGACCTTCCTGAACACAGCACCTGCAGCGGGGGAAGATGTGGAGCGGGTGAGCACTGGGACCAGGTTCGCCCTGCGGCTCTGGCTGGACACCTTAGCTGTGCGAGACAA CTTCTAG
- the NUDT17 gene encoding nucleoside diphosphate-linked moiety X motif 17 isoform X2 translates to MGARSLFCVCTAPSAMGSWSRTGLQQVEGKGLHHFQRATPPAPRDAGFRPSQGPRAPPPRGESGSKGLQRLGGGVCPIPAGNAGRGIPDCPAAAEPVARRAASRGRPSPLAARLAPLWGLQPPWLPGFLRSRQVPEPGPRSPGAAPMESLARGLVRLAKGSARPERAGFLQSITGHFCAPHEDKAMVSCGLDQNQFVISDSEFPGSTRILLKRPSFCPIKHLEERQAAALPEALRGRGVDVGVAVVLQSVDRRVLLTRRAKNLSIFPNIWVPPGGHMEPDEQLLEAGLRELQEETGLRLEPGRFSWTMLGLWESVYPPTLSRGLPRRHHVVAYLLLLSTESHQQLQTRIKADGSEVSAYAWLEPHLLECIAAVEDGAENMGHVPSNLPPTIKATELSGGSAQPTELPIATFLNTAPAAGEDVERLLAASTTTCTQH, encoded by the exons ATGGGGGCACGCTCTTTGTTCTgcgtctgtacagcgcctagcgccatggggtcctggtccaggacagGGCTCCAACAGGTGGAGGGGAAGGGTCTCCACCACTTCCAGAGGGCAACACCCCCAGCTCCTCGGGATGCTGGGTTCCGCCCCAGCCAGGGTCCGCGCGCCCCACCTCCAAGGGGAGAGTCGGGTTCCAAGGGGCTGCAgcgattgggggggggggtgtgcccAATTCCTGCTGGAAACGCCGGTAGGGGGATCCCCGATTGTCCTGCCGCGGCTGAGCCGGTTGCACGGCGAgcggccagcagggggcgcccctCTCCACTCGCTGCCCGGCTGGCGCCTCTGTGGGGCCTGCAGCCGCCGTGGCTCCCGGGTTTCCTGCGCTCGCGGCAAGTCCCCGAGCCAGGGCCGCGCTCCCCCGGCGCGGCGCCCATGGAGAGCCTGGCGCGGGGCCTGGTGCGCCTGGCCaagggcagcgcccggcccgagcGCGCCGGGTTCCTGCAG agCATCACCGGGCACTTCTGTGCTCCCCACGAGGACAAGGCGATGGTCAGCTGCGGCTTGGACCAAAACCAGTTTGTCATTTCCGACAGCGAGTTCCCTGGCTCTACCAGGATCCTTCTGAAG AGACCGTCCTTTTGTCCCATCAAGCACCTGGAGGAGAGGCAGGCTGCCGCGCTGCCAGAGGCGCTCCGAGGCCGTGGGGTAGACGTGGGGGTGGCTGTCGTACTGCAGTCCGTTGACAGGAGAGTCTTGCTCACGCGAAGGGCCAAGAATCTCAGCAtcttccccaacatctgggtGCCCCCCG GTGGGCACATGGAGCCGGACGAACAG TTGCTGGAGGCGGGCCTgcgggagctgcaggaggagacaGGCTTGCGGCTGGAGCCGGGCAGGTTCTCCTGGACGATGCTGGGCCTGTGGGAG TCCGTGTACCCGCCCACGCTGAGCAGAGGGCTGCCGAGGCGGCACCACGTCGTCGCGTACCTGTTGCTGCTTTCCACCGAGAGCCACCAGCAGCTGCAG ACGAGGATCAAGGCGGACGGGAGCGAGGTGAGCGCCTACGCCTGGCTGGAACCCCACCTTCTGGAGTGTATCGCGGCTGTCGAGGACGGAGCAGAGAACATGGGGCATGTGCCCAGCAACCTCCCCCCAACTATCAA AGCCACGGAGCTGAGCGGGGGCTCGGCCCAGCCCACGGAGCTTCCTATTGCGACCTTCCTGAACACAGCACCTGCAGCGGGGGAAGATGTGGAGCGG CTTCTAGCTGCCTCAACCACCACCTGTACGCAACACTGA
- the NUDT17 gene encoding nucleoside diphosphate-linked moiety X motif 17 isoform X1, whose product MGARSLFCVCTAPSAMGSWSRTGLQQVEGKGLHHFQRATPPAPRDAGFRPSQGPRAPPPRGESGSKGLQRLGGGVCPIPAGNAGRGIPDCPAAAEPVARRAASRGRPSPLAARLAPLWGLQPPWLPGFLRSRQVPEPGPRSPGAAPMESLARGLVRLAKGSARPERAGFLQSITGHFCAPHEDKAMVSCGLDQNQFVISDSEFPGSTRILLKRPSFCPIKHLEERQAAALPEALRGRGVDVGVAVVLQSVDRRVLLTRRAKNLSIFPNIWVPPGGHMEPDEQLLEAGLRELQEETGLRLEPGRFSWTMLGLWESVYPPTLSRGLPRRHHVVAYLLLLSTESHQQLQTRIKADGSEVSAYAWLEPHLLECIAAVEDGAENMGHVPSNLPPTIKATELSGGSAQPTELPIATFLNTAPAAGEDVERVSTGTRFALRLWLDTLAVRDNF is encoded by the exons ATGGGGGCACGCTCTTTGTTCTgcgtctgtacagcgcctagcgccatggggtcctggtccaggacagGGCTCCAACAGGTGGAGGGGAAGGGTCTCCACCACTTCCAGAGGGCAACACCCCCAGCTCCTCGGGATGCTGGGTTCCGCCCCAGCCAGGGTCCGCGCGCCCCACCTCCAAGGGGAGAGTCGGGTTCCAAGGGGCTGCAgcgattgggggggggggtgtgcccAATTCCTGCTGGAAACGCCGGTAGGGGGATCCCCGATTGTCCTGCCGCGGCTGAGCCGGTTGCACGGCGAgcggccagcagggggcgcccctCTCCACTCGCTGCCCGGCTGGCGCCTCTGTGGGGCCTGCAGCCGCCGTGGCTCCCGGGTTTCCTGCGCTCGCGGCAAGTCCCCGAGCCAGGGCCGCGCTCCCCCGGCGCGGCGCCCATGGAGAGCCTGGCGCGGGGCCTGGTGCGCCTGGCCaagggcagcgcccggcccgagcGCGCCGGGTTCCTGCAG agCATCACCGGGCACTTCTGTGCTCCCCACGAGGACAAGGCGATGGTCAGCTGCGGCTTGGACCAAAACCAGTTTGTCATTTCCGACAGCGAGTTCCCTGGCTCTACCAGGATCCTTCTGAAG AGACCGTCCTTTTGTCCCATCAAGCACCTGGAGGAGAGGCAGGCTGCCGCGCTGCCAGAGGCGCTCCGAGGCCGTGGGGTAGACGTGGGGGTGGCTGTCGTACTGCAGTCCGTTGACAGGAGAGTCTTGCTCACGCGAAGGGCCAAGAATCTCAGCAtcttccccaacatctgggtGCCCCCCG GTGGGCACATGGAGCCGGACGAACAG TTGCTGGAGGCGGGCCTgcgggagctgcaggaggagacaGGCTTGCGGCTGGAGCCGGGCAGGTTCTCCTGGACGATGCTGGGCCTGTGGGAG TCCGTGTACCCGCCCACGCTGAGCAGAGGGCTGCCGAGGCGGCACCACGTCGTCGCGTACCTGTTGCTGCTTTCCACCGAGAGCCACCAGCAGCTGCAG ACGAGGATCAAGGCGGACGGGAGCGAGGTGAGCGCCTACGCCTGGCTGGAACCCCACCTTCTGGAGTGTATCGCGGCTGTCGAGGACGGAGCAGAGAACATGGGGCATGTGCCCAGCAACCTCCCCCCAACTATCAA AGCCACGGAGCTGAGCGGGGGCTCGGCCCAGCCCACGGAGCTTCCTATTGCGACCTTCCTGAACACAGCACCTGCAGCGGGGGAAGATGTGGAGCGGGTGAGCACTGGGACCAGGTTCGCCCTGCGGCTCTGGCTGGACACCTTAGCTGTGCGAGACAA CTTCTAG